GTAACTCAAATAGCCGCCCCTGGCCAATTTCACGGTTGCGCTCAATTCGGTGGCCCGCCAAAAGCCTGCCATGATTCCTTCTCCGCGTGATGGCCTGATGAGCTCAATTTTCGAACCACGACGCGGCAGTTCATCATCacgaccggctggctggccggccagaCATGGAGAGGAGGTGGGTTGGAAAATTTCCATGCTTTTGCTTTCAGGGCGTTGGTTGCGCCTCGATCGTTGATGGATTAGATTTGTTTACCgatttgtgctgctgccaccaattttattcctttttcacCTGCTGCCAGCCGGTGGCCATTGCATGGTTCGCCGACAAAACGCGATAGAGGCGAAAGCATATCGTTCACTGATTGCAATGGGAAGTGTCCGTGGTTTTATGTGCagaatgagtgtgtgtgttccacctCTTCACACCGTTTTCGGtatctccttttttttcgccccaCCGGTTCCTCTAATATGGGCTCCACCTCAAACGCACGCCATTTTATTTCGCActattttttttggttcaccCGGTTCCGGCGCAAAAAAGAGCTGCGTGTGCTTTCCACGTGCTTTCCACTAGGAGGGGGCGTAAAGGCGCTCGCACCTCCCACACCACGGTTCCATTCGGtgtgatttcctttttccgcttAACACATTTCCCACATATATGTTTGCCGTTTTGCTGGCCGTGTGCCGCCGGTGTGcgcgatcacacacacgcacacggaagTCGGTGGCACAGGTCTGTCGTACGGCTCGAAAAAAGATGGTTGCTTCATCGATTTGAGGTTATAGTTTGGTACACTATTTAACACTTTATCGCCTTATCACTACGCAGAACATTACAAAGTGCAGCATCAAACCTTTCTAGGGGCATCGGCGATTAAAGAATGTTGGAGCGcactccccaaaaaaggaaaggtaTTCAGTTGACAAACACGGCAGCACATAAATGGGAGCGTTAGCCGGGCCAGAGACAATGGATGGCGAGTACGAATCAATGCAAGATGAAGGAACAGAACATCCCGAATAACCAAAATGGAGTGCAGCGCTTGGTGgccatatttttttcaaacctGCGAACCGGCTTATCATTGCTGCagaacaccgaaccgaatagTTAGATGAAGTCAAACCGGATTTACGTTCCAGGTATGTTAGCTGACAAAATATATGGCCATCAATTCTAATGCATACCTTGCTGTAGAGAAGATTCACATGCACTGGAcctgaccacacacacaatcggctCCACAATCCACGaggaatttattaaatttaaaatgcaCTAAAACTCCatcgcacaaaacaacacaaatgtATCACaataaaaccattaaactATCACTTTTCATCCCACTTCGTCGTGGTCAGTTCACCGCGAAGATGTGCACCTGGATCCTGGATGCGCACGGGATGAAGCGCGCGCGACACAACCAAACAGATAACCGAGAAGATGCACAGTACGGCGACACGCGTAAGCACGAGACTATCACGAGGAGCGCTAACGGAGATCGAAACACGCGCCACCACGGCCGATCGACAACCTGATCTCGCCAAGCTTACAGGGGATCCGGCAAACCTGTGCTCCACCGGCGCCAATCGCTCTCAGTGCGACGCTatcgctctttttctcttcgtttcttcGGCGAGCTGCGACTTTAAAGGTGGGGTAAAGCTGAAGAGCAGTAATGTTGAGCAGCCCTCTTTTGGCGAGAGAGTTGGTAGCGAACCGATCGTACCGACGATCGCTATTGCCGTTGTTTGGTGTTCAAGAAAGAAAACTTTTATTTcgggaaaaaattaaaattgaatcgATTTTTAAAGACATTCCTGTTAAGGTAAAGTGTCTTAACCAAAACGATCTTTAATGCAATCCAACCTGAAGCAATCCACAAACCTGCAGAGAGCAGAGATCAGGCCGACGCAGTCGAGAGAGCACTCCGAGAGATGCTTAGCCCCCAAGAGGATGCGGTTTCTCTCACCAAAACCGTGACGCAGAATGCAGTCGATCGAAAGCAAGAGTGTTTTGTCTCATATCCTGCTTAacgcgaccgatcgaccaTCCTGTTAGAAGCCCCGCTGCCGTCGCCCATTGGTTAATTTGCAACAATCCGGTTGACTGACACCGCTACTCTCTAGGTTATTGCTCCCGAAGAGGTGCGATCGGTCGATCCGGTTTTGTTTAAGGATGATCATCTGGGATCCGGGCCAGCCTTTCAGGCTAGGATGACTTGGCAAGAATaataaaagtggaaaaatgggCGCAACAGAACCTTCTTGTTGACttgaaattgattaatttgtttaattatttaataGCTAAATGGCTTTAATGAAATTTcggaataaaaataattacggACATTACGACACCGTtacgaaatggaaagaaatgcaTTTGATTTAAGTGTCACTCCCAGATTCTTAAAATACCACTATAAAGATGATTGACTTTACACTTTCGGAAGGTTGCTAGCAAGCATGAGGTAACACTTTGTAACACGGCGCCTTCGGTGCAAGATTAGACGGCTTCCAGCAATACGGCAATACCCTGTCCACCGCCGATGCACGCCGATCCGACAGCACGTTTCAGATTCTTGCGCCtagaacgaagcaaaacatagGGAAAATATGATTAGAACGACTCCAACGGCAATATTCCATCTTTTCACACTTACTTCAGTTCATGTACCAAGTGACCGGTGATGCGGGAACCGGAAGCTCCAAGCGGATGACCGAGCGCAATCGCACCTCCGTTCAGGTTGAACTTGTTGATATCGATGCCCAGTTCCTGGACGCAGGCAAGGGCTTGAGCACCGAAAGCTTCATTGATCTCGAACAGATCGATATCGTCCACCTTAAGACCTGCCACCTGCAACACGCTCTGGATCGCCGGCACTGGTCCAATGCCCATAATCTCTGGTGGTACACCGACGGTACTGTACGCGACAAGCCGTGCCAACGGGGTAAGGTTGTGCTTCTTGATCGCTTCTTCCGAAGCCACCACAACCGCTGCCGCACCATCGCAAATACCCTGAAAGACAACAAATTAGTTTAGTGATGACGTAGAGCTGCATTTCCGGCTACCGTTCCTTACCGAGGCAGTTCCAGCGGTCACGCAACCATTCTTCTTGAAGAGTGACGGCAGCTTGGCGAGCCCTTCGAGTGTCGTCTGCGGTCGGGGATGCTCATCGACGGCAAAGTCCACCTCCTTGCCCTTGATCTTCAGCTTGAACGGAGTGATTTCCGTCTTGAACACACCCGCATCGTTGGCCTTCTTCCAGAGCTGCTGCGACCGGTACGCGAACTCGTCCACCTTCTCACGGGCGATCTTGTTACGCTCGGCCAGATTCTCGGCCGTCAGTGCCATCGGAAGCTTACAGTACGAGTCCGTCAGTCCGGTCTAGCGGAgatgaagagagcgagaggaacgATAGGCAAACGGTTAGATGGTTGGTCCGTCCTCGTACCATGCTCGCTACATACCCAGAGCGCATCCTCTAGCGGGGGACTGTTGCCGAGAGTAATACCGAAACGACTGTTCCGCAGAGTGTAGGGTGTCTGGGACATGTTATCAACCCCACCGGTCAGTGAGATTTGTGCCGCTCCGACGAGAATGTCCTGCGCTCCGTTGACAACCGCCTGGAACCCGGAACCACACAGACGGTTCACACCGAGTGCTGGCCGTTCGATCGGAATGCCACATCCGAGCGAAACGTGGCGTGGTAGGAAGGCACCATCGGTCGACGAAAGCACCAGCACTTGGCCGATGTTCACCGAGTCGACCTGCTCCGGCTTAACACCGGCAGCATCGAGAGCGGCCTTCGCGGCCACCGTCTGCAGCTGCGTGGCATTCGTGTTCTTGAACACACCGCCAAAGGTTCCGAAGGCCGTGCGCTTGGCAGCAACGATGAAGACTCCTGCGAAGGGAGAAACGAGAAATCCGTCAGTCCAAATATGTTCAGCGCATGATTGAATACCACTATCAGGattatcagcatcatcagtgcACGGCAAGCACGCCGGGAACGCTCCCCTTATCACGAAAAAGTATAGTATGTTTTGAGTTCGTGATATCAGCAAAAGTGGACCATGACCGTCGTCTTCCGAGGGGGCAATCTGGCCTATTTGTCGATGATAAAAACCTCAAGAGCATCTCACGGAACCAAGTCATGTGACCCGTCGTTGGATGATCACCGAAATTGTTGGCCaggaattaaaaataaaaaagatacATTTTAGGCCTTTATCTCCCCTCACCGGTGGGGAGGTGGAAGAACAGCAGACGccgcctgctgttgttgttgccatctCTGTCGAGCGGACTTTGACCCGAGTCGGTGATCGCAGGCTGATCTTCTGGATCAAAGTACAATCCAAAAGTACTCGCAGTTCcttaaaaatcattttcaggAAACTCTTTCCAAGTAAAACTAACTAACAAACACGTTTCGATTTAACTAAAATCAGCTGTTTTAGTTCTTGAACTCGTTTCGATTCGTAGCTTACCTTTAGTGAGAGCAGCCATGATTATGAAGGTTTCACGAGATACTAACAGAAAAACGAATAAACTTTCCACTTGTTGATGCGAGTATACTTAAAACAGGTACTCTCTTGGTATACTCGGTgtaattatttgaaaaaaaggtTCTTCAAAAATCACCACCGTTCACAAAAAAACTTTCCTTTTTGCTGCATGGGCCACCACGGTGGACTCTCAAACCCGTGCAATATAAACTTCTTGACAGATTTTACAGcgatggtcgataaaatatgagcattttatctgaaaaaagcaaaatttttAACGTAAAATGGGCTGTCTCGTActgtgttgttattgtttcgtGAAATTGCgttaaaaatgggaaaattttaagtttttttgACTTTTTGATAAGGATGATAAGGACAAATTAGCATCATTCGCAACTTTCGCCGTCGTTCTCGTTGGCCCAGAAAAAGTATAGGAAACTTGGAAAACCGTAGCGCgaaagatccccaaaaagaccgggCCGAAATCGCCGTGGCTCGCTGTTGAGGAAGGCGTTTTGAAGATTTTcctacgtgtatgtgtgtgtgctcctgcGTGTTGGCCTCCCTTCGGATACCCGGAACCTTGACCACCAGACAGAATGTCCTTCAAGGAGCTCGTAGAACCGGAATGTGGTGGAGCGAATCCGCTGATGAACCTGGGCCGTCAGGTACGTCGGGATGTCGCGTTCCAGGACGAAGgattggccggtggccggagcGCGTTCGCACCCGGTACGGATCGGGAGCTGGTGAACGAGTTCATGGGACAGATAGCCCCCGCACCGCAATCATTCCGCATGGACGTGCTGCTGAAGGAGATGCGTGAAATCGATGCACAGAACTttcaccgtcagcagcaaaTCGTACCGGGACCAGGGGTGATCGATACCGTGGCAAGCGGATCGGGGCCGTGGGTGGAAGAGTTTGGCGCTGGTGCTAGCGGTAGTACATTGCGACCTGGCGAGAGTAAACTTTCGAGCGTAAGATCAACGAGACAGGGGAGAAAGCAATGGAAGAATTAGATAATGATTAACATCCATCCCTTTATCCACGTAGGTCTGGTCACAATCACAGTTGATGCCAATTCAGGGAACAGCAAATGCGGGACCGAACAATATACTTTATACGCGGGACTTTTTCGATGCCCACGCACCAACGAATGAGCTGGAACGTAACTCTATCCGTCAGGCAGCGGGTGAAATGGCCGAGGTAGCATACGGTCACCGTGCGGATCGACTGCATGCTAGCGAGGTAAGCGGAAGTCATGTCCTGGCTTGTCTGGTACGCGATTGTAATCGGCTTGTATTTGTCTGTTCCAATAGTTTGTACGCTTCATGCGCAACGTGGGCACAGGTGACGTCCGCATTCACGGCGGACAAGTATCGAGCAGTGTCTGGGAGAACCGGTTCGATGAGCTGCAGGCGAGCTCCTCTTCGAAAGGCAAGCAACAGGACACATCGTCGTCGGAACAGGCGCAACAGAAGGAGCAGGTGGAGGATGAAGATTGGGCCAAGGCGTTCGAAGCGGATCGGAAGCAGCAGGATGAAGCGTCGGATAGCTACAACAAACAGTTCTGGGAACGGCTGCAGGATGAATGGCGCACGCTATCGGAGAGTGAAAATCCGCACCCGTGGCTATCGGAGTTTAGCGACTTCTACGATCCCTACAGAGAGTACAAATTTGACGAGGAGAATCCGATGGCCGATGTGGAGAATGCTTTCGAAAAGGGTAAAGCCTTTCTAGCGCAAGGGGACATTCCGAGTGCGGTGCTGTGCTTCGAGTCGGCCGTAAAGCAGGATCCGGAGAATCCGGAAATCTGGGAACTGCTCGGATTCTCGCAGGCCGAAAACGAGAAGGATCCGAATGCGATCGCAGCACTGAACAAAGCGCTATCGTTCAACCCGAACAATGGACCCGTCCTGATGGCACTGGCCGTGTCCTACACGAACGAAAGCATGCAAAACCAGGCGTTACGGGCCTTGGTACGTTGGTTGAAGTGTAATCCAAAGTACGAGCAGCTCGTGCCTCCAGACATGACGCAGCTACAGGAATCGCCCCTCGCTAGCACACTCATGGGAAGTCCGGGATTGCGGGAGGTACAGGATCTGTACATTGCGGCCGTACAACAATCGCCTACCGAAATCGATGCTGACATTCAGGAAGCACTGGGCGTACTGTTCAATCTGTCCTCCGAGTACGATAAGGCGGTGGATTGCTTCCGAGCTGCGGTTCAGGTACGACCGGAAAATTCGAAAACCTGGAATCGCCTCGGTGCCAGCCTTGCCAATGGCAATCGATCGGTGGAAGCGGTCGAAGCGTACCAGCGGGCACTCGGTATTCAGCCCGGGTTCATACGGGCCCGTTATAATGTCGGTATCATCTGCATCAATCTGAAGGCGTACAAGGAAGCGGCTGAGCATTTGCTGACCGCACTCAACCATCAGGCCACCTCGATAGCACGCTCCGGACTGAACGTATCGTCGCCGGCGAATCAAATGTCCAGCACGATATGGACCACCTTGCGGATGGTGGTCTCACTGATGGGACGGCAGGATCTACAACCGGCCATCGACAACCGAGATTTAGATGCGCTTAATCGCGAGTTTCCCATGAGCAACGATTAACGGAAGGCTCAGATTGGGTGGCCTGCGGTTGTTTTACGATTGAGATACGTcatgcgacgacgacatttGATTTAATAGGACAAATTTACTCGATAGACGGGTCGTGTGGGTTCGGGATTATTAACGACTTGGGGGGCAGTGgtacatttctttttttataatgtTAACGTGGTTTTCCGATTCCAGGGGAAGTATATGAAGCGATTCGGTTCGATGAAAGCATTACGATCGCGGGGGCTTAGTGTAGCAAAAGGCAGCTGATTCTGGCCAAGTGGAATTTGTTAAACAAAACGTACCTTAAATGATTGAAAGCATTCGATTGAAGGGTGAAATGCTGCTGGATATGTGTAGCCGGGGGTAGTGCGTGTGCGTAGCCGAAGGCAACGAAAGGTAAATATAATACCGGTGCAATAGTCGAAACCTGCAAGAGGTTGAAATCAGTGCCGAAAGAACGATCCTGAAATAATTTTCGTACCAGATTCCAGTGTTTGAAGTTGTGCGAGTgcgttttaaattgaaatcccGCTTCGCCTCGATCTTTGTTGCCCCAATTTCCGCGAAGCACGAGACGCACTCAATTCAAATGATCAACGGTTTTATTTCGTTTGCAGAAACCCATATTTCTCTGTTTATTACAGTGTTCCCTTCGGTAAAGTATATCTGGTTGTGTTAACATGGttttgttcggtttggtttgatcGCTTCTTTAAGTTTTGATAATACGAATGGAATTAGAAAGACTTAACAACCTGTTTCATCCTAAAACTATATCGAACGCGGTGCGCCATGCGGATGCGCCAACCTCAGCAGAAGCGCGCCGTCTCCGGCCTTGCCTAAAATATTATTCCTCGAATAGTTCTACTAACAAGATGAACACGATgtctagaaaaaaaacacaatatgTAACAGTAACGGGGTTAAGCAAAAACGGAATAAAGCGGTTCTCTTGGAGAAACCCGCTTCCTTTACCGCGGGTGATTGGAGCATTCGATTTCTATCAGCCCTCTCgagttgtattttttttttgtctcttattttttgatttttcattaaGATATGTGAACGAATGTagttttgaaaagttgtaaaGCCGACAACCCCGCAGAACTTGGGAGGAATACCGGGGAGAGGGTCACATTTTCTATATGCTACGCATTTGTTGCTTACACACTAATTTCGTCCTCGCAGTGTCCAAGATGTCCGGAATTGTCCGAACCTTTTTCCctttgattttcctttttaggCAAGTGTATTTTCTATAAGCTAGTATATTGTTATTGCTTCCGTACGCATTGATGCGTTCTTATCAGTAATTGTGTGCAGCTCGTATGATAACTGGCAACTGATCCACCGGCCGGCTATTTGCGCAGTTATAATCAAAATATTCGACTGACGAACTGCTGACCTCGTCACTAACCAACGTCCTCGTCTTTGCAAGCACCGTCTTTAAATACTGTTACGTCTGAACAATCGCTAAAATCGTGGAACTTATGGGTATTTGTCAACCGATCAAATGGTGTGGCAACTAATAGCCTTCTTTCCCCTCTCGTTCACTTTTATTAGTCCTTCGCTCTATCGCTAGAATCTACGCCTAAATCTATTAAACACGACCACGTTTTATGCAATGTGAAGCCTCCAGGCGCAGCCTTGgcttccccaaaaaacactaGCACGCCAATTTGTCACTTTCTTGTCGCTAATTTAAAGGATTGccatgcaccatcatcaccctgGCGCGTGGGCAAGCGGAGCATAAAGCCATGCGATGCGTTCGAGGGGCCGCAATTCGTGAATGCTTCGTGCGAATCCGTGGTTCTATCACAAGAAATTGGTTTCCTAAAAATTGTGCCactccaccggcaccacacTGGCGGCAGCAAGCGCAATTCAAAGCAGAGgaatgcagctgcagcaggaggACTAGCCACCGAACATCTTCAGCAACCTTCTCCCCACAGTGCATGGATGTACGGATCACCGACGGTAGTTCTCCATCAGCGCACTTTCGTCGCCTCGTCTCTAGAAAGGGATGGATTTTTTCCTTATGGCACTGGTGGCGGCATCGGAGGCGTCGCCGGTACCGCTCTGCTTGGTCGGTGAACCCGGCACCGAGGTGGACACGGTTAGGTTGTGCTCCATCATCAGCTGGCTGGTACGGTAGAACTCATCCTTCGGATCGAACAGAGTGGCCGAAAAGTACTGGCTAAACAGGCGCCCCATGTACTGGTCCTTGTTGGCAGGCCACCAGCCCTCCAGAAATCCGATGTGACCACCGCGGGCCGTGATCAAGATGGCGACGTGCGACGATCGAGAGGCCGCCTTCACCGGGATGGCATCGAGCGGCTGGAATGGATCGTCGGCTGCGCTCAAACACAGCAAAGGCACTTTAATCTTGTGGAGTTTATTGTGTAGCGTAGCATCGGTGTAGTAGCTATCGACATCCTTGTACCCAAAGTGCTTCGAGGTGAACGCCGAATCGAACTCTTTGATTGTTCTACTCTGTAAGTGGAAAAGTCCCGTTGAGCGTGATCGATCAAAGCATAAATCCTCCACACAGCCGTCGCGCTGATGATAAGAACCTACCTGCAACACTTGGTTCATGTCCCAGTCGAACTGCTCACCGCGCAAAATCTCGTACTTGCTCACCGTGCGGCAGAGACTCGACGCAAGATGTCGGCCGAGCAGATTGTTCAAAATCGGTTGCTCAATACTCGCACAGCCTACCGAGAGTGAAGGaggaaatcattaaaaacacgaaaccaatGCTTACGTCACACAACGAACATCGAGAGAGGGTTCTAGAAGCttgcccgggaggggggggggggggggggctaacAAACCCCCGCGCACACGTGGGACACAAAACACATGGTGGTATCGCCAAGCTGATTAAATAGTCGTTCCCGCCTTTATCGTATCGCATGCTGCGCTGCGAGATACGGCAGCTGATAAGCGGCTACCGACCGATCCCGAGCTTCCGTCAGGCCAGACGCCCTTGAgatttgccaaaaaatgaagcattaatcacacgcacacgcacgcccgCTACCGGTACGGCATTCCCGGACATATAAATAACCAGCCCGTGCGGAAAGAAGCGCTGAGAAGAtgaacgaacgcgaacgaacaGTCTTCAAGTCGTTGGTGGCCATTTCGATTGACCACCAACACGGATCGATAAAATTggaacacactctctctttctcgaaaTGTCACCACGGAAGGTGTCCACTGGCCGCGATgggcggatggatggattattCATAAACCCCCGTCGCCAGCATTAgcgctcacacgcacacacacacacacattcacactcACGCCCCATACTTACCTTTGTGAACATCCCAGGGTAccgagatgatggtggccgcggtCAAGATCGATTTCGCTTCGTCCGAATGGCGGGCAAGATAGTTGCCGAGGATGAGTCCTCCCATCGAGATGCCGGTCGCGCCaatgcgtacgtgcgtgttcGTGCTCCTGACATGCTTCACCACCTCCGACAGATCCTCGCAGTTGGAGGCACAGTAGAGCCGCGGTGTCTTCAATGCCACACCGCCCAGCCCCCGGTTGGTGAAGACGACGGTCCGGATGCCGATGCGATTGGCCGCCGTCACGAGACACTTGATATACTCGGCCTGCGATTCCCCGGTCAGCCCGGGcagtatgatgatgatcggtgccTCCGGATCACAGCCCTGCTCCATCCAATCCAGGGCCACCTCACCGCCATCCTGGAGCGTTAACACTTCGCGCCGATAATCGATCGCCGGCATAATATTCGAACGTATGATGCTCGCAAACACGGTCTGAGCCCGGCTTTCGAAGCACCAGAACGTTGGCCAAAACTTATGCTCCAGCGTTGGGATGTGCTTCCGGAGGTACTGCTTAAACGGTCCATTCGAAACGGCCAGAATCGGTCGCTGTGAGTACAGAAGAAGACATGCAGGACATCGTAAGATCGTACACGCTGTTCGTTTCGCTTGATCGTAAGAGCTGTAGAGCTTTTATCTTACCTTCACTACCTCCATTAAGTAGTAGACGAGGTAACCAACGAACACGATTGCCACCAGGTGCCATCGGGGCAGGTTGGTCAGGTAGTTGTACAGAAGCGACAGCATTGTTCTACTAATCGCTATAGCTGTAACAGGATGCGGACTACCGAAAGGTGTGATCTGTGGGAAGAATGCATAATTATGCAATTAAAGGATGCATCATTGCGCGAAGGCAAAAGACATTACTACACAATCAAATCTTCACGATGGCCATTTAGTGCATGGTGGGTTATGAAAAACATCTCAACCGTAATCAGTACGGTCCTAGTGACTGGCTCGCTGTATGCACCCTTCAAGCCATTCTAGACTTCGAAAGCCCCTTTTCTACTTTCAATCTGTTCCAATGTTCAATAGATAGAGCTTCTATCTTGCGAGATGGACGAATCAATTGCCCGATGACCTCTGTAGTCCAGAGCAATCCATCAATCCCCAGTGCTTACCATGTAAATCCAATTCCAGTGGATCGATAAGACAGACCAAAAGCAATTCTCTGCGCCGTAACTCGTACACGGCCATTACGATTGAAGCGGTCGCTTATAGATGggattttgaaaattttaaacaattccACAGCATTACAATGCAAACAATCGCTAAACTAATTTATGAAAAGGACTTTACTTGTAGTATAGCGCTACGTCCGGATACTGCCGGACTACCGATACTTGAGCCCATTAGCCGATCGAAGACCACAAGTCCGTGGGACCGCGTACATCATTCGATAAGCCGAGCACTTGGTGGTCGTCTGACCATAGAGACCACACACTATTCTGGTGGGGCGGACTCCTGCTGCCGGGTCATGGTCCGGGGGAAAATCGATGCCATGGGGTCGCCGAACGTCGTTAGCGTTACCGTTTGGTggtgtgtttcgtgtgtttgAAACGCTTTTCCTCGCACATCGAAAGAACCAGAAGCATAAAAGCGGCCACTCTATCATCGTCTAATGATGGTCATACACGCCTCATGCTACAGGCCGAGGCCGACCTCACCGTACAGCGGGTATATCGAGCGGAAACCAATTCGACTGCCAAACGACGAGCTTCACGCTTCGATCGTaaaccatgccatgccacgcgGTGCAAGTGTACTTACAGCATACCGAATTAACTGTTAGTACGAGAAGCTATTGTTCTAGAAGGACCATTTGGAAGAAGCAGCATATATAGATGTTAGCATATGACGTTGAATTCCACACATTTTTTGGCATAGCATTCTCAAGACCCCCGCCCATAGTTTAAGTGGTAGAGCATGGTTGATGCTAATGTACGCATCGTGTTATCTCGTGAGCCGTATGTTATCGTCTTCGCTTCTTTTGACGCATTTTTTTCTAGCTCGCCTCTGGCTGATCTTTGTCCTATCACCACCGTTGGCGCCGCCggcaccgctgctgccggtacAAGTGATTATGCTTCGCGCATCCGATCAAGCAACCGCCGGCAAGCCGGCCTACTACTGTCGTCACCGCATTTCACGTAACAATCCTATAAATACAAGTGAAAACAGTGGCACATCAACGCACTCATCGCCAGCGTCATGATTGTCTCTCACTAGACGACGGATCCGCGACGCGTGCACGCGATTTGCACGTTTCACCCATCCACCCCACGGTTCGTGGGCATCGCGGTACGCGGGAGTAAAGGTCGAGAAAGCTCGAGATCAttgcgtggtttttttttcgcaaattgCCCGTTCGTTATTACTGCTGGTGCGCGGTTTCACTGCTCAAGGATACACGCTTGTTtggatttatattttatttatcgcCTTTCGCCcctaaaaaacaaacacacacaggcacacagatgCACGCGGCGGGTCCCCTTAACGGTAATGTAACGCCGTGTTCGCTGATTCATACTCTGGATTGTTGATATCCGCCCGGTGTGGATGCTGATAAGAGAGAACACAGCGCCGGGGTTGCGATCACACTCACAACGCTAAacactttattttttcaccCGTTTTTTGGTCGTTCCAACAAATGCCGTCACCGTGGATCGGTTTCGTATGAGGATGACGAAGCCCCGCATGAGATCACTCACCTGCCTCCCTtgattcccctttccccctggCGTCTGGCGATTTGGAGTTCGAACAAAGGCCAACCAACAAAGCAGCAGCCGCTCCAAAGACGAAGCTAGCTCCACCGATTCGCGAACGCTATTAACGAGATCGCGAGAGTGCGTTGGGGGCTTATAGGTTCGCGCCGTCACGACAAGAGCACGGCGGCGCACGTTGGCTCACGATGGAGCTGCTTCTCATCATCTCTCACCCATCTATTCGTGGCATACTAAGAGCGTCTAGTAACCGGCTCTCGGTTGCTAC
This sequence is a window from Anopheles darlingi chromosome 3, idAnoDarlMG_H_01, whole genome shotgun sequence. Protein-coding genes within it:
- the LOC125957612 gene encoding 3-ketoacyl-CoA thiolase, mitochondrial, which encodes MAALTKGVFIVAAKRTAFGTFGGVFKNTNATQLQTVAAKAALDAAGVKPEQVDSVNIGQVLVLSSTDGAFLPRHVSLGCGIPIERPALGVNRLCGSGFQAVVNGAQDILVGAAQISLTGGVDNMSQTPYTLRNSRFGITLGNSPPLEDALWTGLTDSYCKLPMALTAENLAERNKIAREKVDEFAYRSQQLWKKANDAGVFKTEITPFKLKIKGKEVDFAVDEHPRPQTTLEGLAKLPSLFKKNGCVTAGTASGICDGAAAVVVASEEAIKKHNLTPLARLVAYSTVGVPPEIMGIGPVPAIQSVLQVAGLKVDDIDLFEINEAFGAQALACVQELGIDINKFNLNGGAIALGHPLGASGSRITGHLVHELKRKNLKRAVGSACIGGGQGIAVLLEAV
- the LOC125957604 gene encoding peroxisomal targeting signal 1 receptor, which gives rise to MSFKELVEPECGGANPLMNLGRQVRRDVAFQDEGLAGGRSAFAPGTDRELVNEFMGQIAPAPQSFRMDVLLKEMREIDAQNFHRQQQIVPGPGVIDTVASGSGPWVEEFGAGASGSTLRPGESKLSSVWSQSQLMPIQGTANAGPNNILYTRDFFDAHAPTNELERNSIRQAAGEMAEVAYGHRADRLHASEFVRFMRNVGTGDVRIHGGQVSSSVWENRFDELQASSSSKGKQQDTSSSEQAQQKEQVEDEDWAKAFEADRKQQDEASDSYNKQFWERLQDEWRTLSESENPHPWLSEFSDFYDPYREYKFDEENPMADVENAFEKGKAFLAQGDIPSAVLCFESAVKQDPENPEIWELLGFSQAENEKDPNAIAALNKALSFNPNNGPVLMALAVSYTNESMQNQALRALVRWLKCNPKYEQLVPPDMTQLQESPLASTLMGSPGLREVQDLYIAAVQQSPTEIDADIQEALGVLFNLSSEYDKAVDCFRAAVQVRPENSKTWNRLGASLANGNRSVEAVEAYQRALGIQPGFIRARYNVGIICINLKAYKEAAEHLLTALNHQATSIARSGLNVSSPANQMSSTIWTTLRMVVSLMGRQDLQPAIDNRDLDALNREFPMSND
- the LOC125957609 gene encoding protein ABHD1 isoform X1; translated protein: MITPFGSPHPVTAIAISRTMLSLLYNYLTNLPRWHLVAIVFVGYLVYYLMEVVKRPILAVSNGPFKQYLRKHIPTLEHKFWPTFWCFESRAQTVFASIIRSNIMPAIDYRREVLTLQDGGEVALDWMEQGCDPEAPIIIILPGLTGESQAEYIKCLVTAANRIGIRTVVFTNRGLGGVALKTPRLYCASNCEDLSEVVKHVRSTNTHVRIGATGISMGGLILGNYLARHSDEAKSILTAATIISVPWDVHKGCASIEQPILNNLLGRHLASSLCRTVSKYEILRGEQFDWDMNQVLQSRTIKEFDSAFTSKHFGYKDVDSYYTDATLHNKLHKIKVPLLCLSAADDPFQPLDAIPVKAASRSSHVAILITARGGHIGFLEGWWPANKDQYMGRLFSQYFSATLFDPKDEFYRTSQLMMEHNLTVSTSVPGSPTKQSGTGDASDAATSAIRKKSIPF
- the LOC125957609 gene encoding protein ABHD1 isoform X2, coding for MLSLLYNYLTNLPRWHLVAIVFVGYLVYYLMEVVKRPILAVSNGPFKQYLRKHIPTLEHKFWPTFWCFESRAQTVFASIIRSNIMPAIDYRREVLTLQDGGEVALDWMEQGCDPEAPIIIILPGLTGESQAEYIKCLVTAANRIGIRTVVFTNRGLGGVALKTPRLYCASNCEDLSEVVKHVRSTNTHVRIGATGISMGGLILGNYLARHSDEAKSILTAATIISVPWDVHKGCASIEQPILNNLLGRHLASSLCRTVSKYEILRGEQFDWDMNQVLQSRTIKEFDSAFTSKHFGYKDVDSYYTDATLHNKLHKIKVPLLCLSAADDPFQPLDAIPVKAASRSSHVAILITARGGHIGFLEGWWPANKDQYMGRLFSQYFSATLFDPKDEFYRTSQLMMEHNLTVSTSVPGSPTKQSGTGDASDAATSAIRKKSIPF